The Methylopila sp. M107 genome contains the following window.
GCGGCGCGGCGCACGAGACGGCGGACGATTTGGCGGATGCGATGGGGAAGTGACGATGGCGAAGGCGGGACGCAAGCGGAAGCAGAACGTGAAGCGACAGGCGAGCGGGCAGCCGTCCCGTGCGGGAGCGGGCGACGTGATGCGCCTCGTCGTGCTGTCTCAGCCGCATCGCCGCGGGTTGCCGGTGGAAGCGCGGCGGGACCATAGGGCCGAGAGCGCGGTCGGCCGGCTGTTCCTCACCGGGCAGATCACGGCGAGCGAATGCGAGGCGGGCGAGCGACTGGCGGCGCGCAAGGCCGCCTTCGACAGGGCGCTCGCCGCACCGCCCGGCATGCGTTCGGCGGCGGGGCAGATGGTGGCGGAGCGACTTTCAGGGGAGGACGTCTCGCAGGTCGACGTCAGGCTCGGCGATGCGCCGGAGAGCGAGGAAGACAGGGCGGCGCGCGCGCTTGCGCAATGGGGCGCGGCCGAGGGCCTCGTTTGGGGTGTGGTTCAGTGCTGCAAGGCCGACTTCGCGCTGGTCATGTGCGTGGTGATCGAGGGGCGCGACATCGACCGTCGCGAGGATGGATGGGGACTCCGCCTCGTCGTGCTGCGCAATGTTCTCCGCGCTCTGGCGCGCGAGTGGCGCATGGACGAGGCGGAGGAAACCGCAGGCGAGCGAGCGCGGCGCGTGCGCGTGGCTGTGGATGGCGTCGAGATCCGACGCGATAATCGGCGGAAATTCGCGTGACGGGCGCTGACGCCCATTGACGAACCCGGCGATCGGGCGCCAAGAATGCAATTAATGCAGTGTCGGACTGCTTCGCCCGCTTCGGTCTCCCGAGGCGGGTTTTGCGTTTCCGGGGTTGTTGATGCCGAGCATGCCGGGAACGTTTCGGCCGGCTGGCGCGCGAACGCGGAGCGAGGTCAAGCGCGAGGCGGACGGTCGGCGCGGTTCGGCCCGCGAGCGCGGCTACACGACAGCATGGGATAGGGCCGCCAAGCGGTATCTGCGCGAGCATCCGCTCTGCGAATACGCGCAGGCCGAGACGCCGCCGCGGATCGTGGCGGCCGAGCTGGTCGACCACCTCTATCCGCATCGCGGCGACCAAGACCTGTTCTGGGACGAGGCCAACTGGGTAGCGACCACCAAGGACTTCCACGACGGGCCGAAGCAAGCCGCAGAGCGTGCCGGAAAGCCCGCGATCGACGCGCTAGCCCGCCGCCTCGGCCGACCGACCCGGTAAGGGGGGGTGGGTCGAAAGTCTGGACCCCTCGACCGCCGGACCGGCGGGGTCATGACTTTCTTTTGCGCGCGGGTTTCCGGAAGTTTTTTTCTTTGGCTTGAGGTGATGTCATGGGTCGACGCGGGCCGAAGCCAGAGCCGGCGTCGGTCAAGCTGGCCAAGGGCAATTCGGGTCGTCGGCCGATCGGCAAGGAACCGGCGACGCTGATCCCGGAGGAATCGAAAGCCGTCCGGCCGCCGGTCTGGCTGAAAGCGGGCAAGGGGCTCGAGGTCTGGAACAGGCTCGCGCCGCGCATCGCCGCGATGAAGCTGCTCGGCGCGGCGGACGCCGAAACCTTCGCGCGCTACTGCCGGAACTTTTCAAGATGGCTGAAGATGCAGGAGCGCCTCGACAAGGTCGGCGAGATCTATGAGATCGAAACGGCCTCCGGGAAGGTGCGACGCGCTGATCCGTCCTTCCTCATCTCGGACCGCCTGGAGAAGGCACTCATCGCCGCCGAGGCGAACTTCGGCCTGAACCCGGCCGAGCGTCAGCGCATCTTCGCGGCGCGCGCCGCCGCCGGCGCGTCCGCCGATCTGTTCAGCGGCGCATCGCCTGCGGCCGCCCCAACGTCGCCGGGCGCCGCGACGCCGCCCGACGCCCGGGGCAGCGCGGTCGGCTTCCTGCAATAGGCGATGCCGGTCCAGAGCGGGCCGGCCGGCCGTCGTCGCCCGGCGACGAAGCGCCCCGCCGGCGTCGATCTCGACGCGACCTTTGACACCCGCGCCGGCGTGTGGCGCGTCGGCGACTTCTGGTTCGACGAACGCGCGGCCGACAAGGCGGTGGCGTTCTTTCCACAGCACCTGTGCTTCACGAAAGGAGAGTGGGCGGGCAAGCCCTTTGCGCTCGAGCCCTGGCAGGCCAATGACATTGTCCGGCCGGTGTTCGGATGGAAACGGGCCGACGGCACGAGACGCTATCGCCGGGTCTACGTCTGGGTCCCGCGCAAGAACGGCAAGACCGAACTCGCGGCCGGCGTCGCGCTGCTGCTGCTGCTCGGCGACGGCGAGCTCGGCGGTGAGGTCTACTCGATCGCGAGCCATGAGGGTCAAGCGCGCCTGGTGTTCGGCCAGGCCGTCACCATGGCGTCGAAGTCCGAGACGCTATCGAGCGACCTCGTCTGCCTGAAATCGTCGGTCTACTGCCCCGCGCTCAACGCGTCGTTCAGGCCGCTGTCGGGAAAAGCGGAAGGCAAGCATGGTTTCTCGGCGTCGGGCCTCATCGGCGACGAGATCCACGAATGGTCGGGCGGCGACCTTTACCAGTTCGTCCACGACAGCGAGGACGCGCGGCGGCAGCCGCTTGAATTCCTGATCTCGACGGCGGGCAAGAAAGGCACCTACGGCGAAGAGGTCTGGGACGAGTGCCAGAAGATCCTCGAGGGCGTCATTGAGGACCCCGAGACGCTCGTCGTGGTCTACGCCGCGAGCCCCGACGACGACTGGACCGACGAAAGGACCTGGGCGAAGGCGAATCCGAACCTGGGCGTGTCGAAAAAGCTCGACACGATGCGCGCCAACGCCCGCCGCGCGCGACAGCTGCCGAGGCTGGAGAACGGGTTCAAGAACTATCACCTGAACATTTGGACCGAGCAGGCGGTCCGCTGGCTGCCGATCGATGCGGTCGACGACGCCGGCCGTCGCTTCGGTTGGGACCACTGCGCGGGGCCCGTCGGCTGGAAGGATCTGGAGGCGCGTCTACGCGGCAAGACGTGCTTCGGCGGGCTCGACCTGTCGTCGATCATGGACCTGTCGTCGCTGGTCTGGTTCTTTCCAAAACAGCCTGGCCTCGAAGTGCCGGCGATGCTGGCGCGGTTCTGGAAGCCTGCGGACTATCTGAAGGAACACGGAAAGCGCGACAAGCTGCCTTACGCCCGGTGGGCGGAGGAGGGCGCGCTCGCCGCGACGCCCGGCAACGTTGTCGACTACACGTTCATTCAGGAACAGATCTATCGCGACGCTGAGACCTTCCGGGTCGCGCGCGCCGGCGAACAGAATCTTGCGCAGGGCGAGGGCGGGTTAGCGATCGATCGTTGGAACGCGACCGAGACGGCGGTGCGCTTGCAGGGCGAGGGCCTTCCGATCGTGTTGTTCGGCCAGGGCTACGCCTCGATGTCGCCCGCCGCGAAAGAGCTTGAGCGTCTGGTGGCCGCCAACGGCTTCCACCATGGCGGACATCCTATCCTGAGACGGCACGCGCAGGTCGTCGCAGTCGAGACTGACGCCGCCGAGAACATCAAGCCGGCCAAGAACAAGTCGACGGAACGCATCGACGGCATAGTGGCGAGCTGCATGGCGATCGGCATCGCCGCCAAGGGCGAAGGGGAGGCGGCGTTCGATGCTGAATCTTGGATCGCGAGCTACGCATGAGTTGGCTTAACCGCGCGCTCGGTCGCCTTATCGCCAAGGATGTCGAGCGGCACCGCGGCCGTCCGGCGTCGACCGAGCACGCCGACAACTTCGTCACGAACCAAGTGACGGTCGCGGAGGTGACGGACTATCGCGCTTCCCAGCCGACCGCCGCCGTTGGTCTCTCGGCGACCTGGGCGTGTATCCAGTTGATCGCCGGCACGATCGCCTCGCTGCCGCTGATGGTCTACCGGACCAACGGCGACGGCGTCCGCACCGTCGACAAGGATCATCCGCTCTACTTCGTGCTGCATGACAGCCCGAATTACGATCAGACCGCCGTCGACTTCTGGGAGGTGATGGCGGCCAGCATCGAGCTTTACGGCAACGCTTACGCCCGTATCGAGCGGCGCTCGACCGGCGAATTGTTCGCGCTGCATCCGGTCCGACCCGACCTTGTGAAGGTCCGCCGCAAGGGCGGCGGCGATCTCGAATATGCCTGGACCGAAAACAGCCGGCGGGTTGTAAAAAGCGGCGGCCAGATGCTGCACATTCGCGGGCCTCTCGGCGACGCGATGTCGGGCGCATCGACGCTCTCGGTCTGCCGCAGCGTGTTCGACGACGCTATTGCGGCGGAGAGCGCCGCCGGCGCGATGTTTTACAACGGCATCAACCCAAGCGGCATTCTGTCGACGCCGGATAACGTGCGTCTGACCAAGGAACAGCGCGCGGAACTAGAGCAATTACTGGTCGAGAAATATCAGGGTTCAATCCGGCAGGGCCGGCCAATGGTGCTCGACAACGGGCTGACCTGGAACCAGCTGTCGATCAATCCTGCCGACGCGCAGATGCTGGAGAGCCGCAAGTATAGCGGCGAGCAGATCTGTCGCCTCTTCGGCGTCCCGCCCGGCATGGTCGGCTTCGGCGACAAGGCGTCGAACTGGGGCACCGGCAAGGAAGTCGACGTTCTGTGGTTCCAGAAGTTCACACTCCGCAAGCGCCTGAAGCGGATCGAGCAGTCGGTGATCAAGCAGCTTGTCCCGCTGGCGGAGCGTCGCGCTCTTGGGCTGGAGATCGAGTTCAACCTTGAGGGCCTGCTCCGCGGCGACACAGCGAGCCGGTACGAGGCTTACGAGAAAGCCATCCGGATGGGCATCGCCACCCGAAACGAGTGCCGCGCGCTCGAGAACCGGCCACCGATCGACGGCGGCGACGTGATCACGGTGCAGATGCAGGACGTTCCGCTCGCCGCCGCCATCAACGGAGATCGCAATGGACAAGAAGACGGCTCCGGTTCTTGAGATCAAGGCTCTCAAGGACAACGGCGAGTTCGAGGGCTACGGCTCGACCTTCGGCGGCGAGCCGGACGCCTATGGCGACGTCATCGCGGCCGGCGCCTACAGGGAGAGCCTGAGCGCCCACAAGGCCAAGGGCACGATGCCGAAGCTGTTCTGGCAGCACAACGCGAACGAGCCGATCGGCAAGTGGCTGGACGCCAAGGAAGACGACCGCGGTCTGCTGATGCGCGGCAAGCTGAACATGGATGTCCAGCGGGGCCGCGAGGCGCATGCGCTGCTGAAGGCGAAGGACATCGACGGCCTGTCGATCGGCTACCGGATCAAGGAATACAGCGTCGACACCGAGTCTGGCGTCTGGACCCTCGAGCGGCTCGACCTGGTCGAGGTCAGCATCGTTTCGGTCGGCGCCAATGAGAGCTCGGTCGTTCAGAGCGTTAAGGCCGCCAAGGCCGCGCATGACCTGATGGAACGCCTGAAGGCCGGGGACCGGCTGGAGCGGCGCGAGTTCGAAGCACTGCTGAAAGGGACTTTCAGCTTTTCGAATTCGGAGGCGGAGCGCGCCGCGCGTCTCCACTTGAAAGGGCAGGGGGAGCCTGCCGACGCGGCGGATGACGGCGTGGAATTTCTCCGCGCCCTGACGGGCCGATAAGGCTCCCCCTCTCAAGGAAGAACCCATGCTTCGCAACCACGTGATCGTGGGCGGCAGCTTCGCGCTGCTCGCCTCCATGCCGTTCGGCCCGCGCATCTGCTTCGACACGCCCGACCGCTCCGGCGGCGGCGGCAAGTCGGCGGCCGAGCTCGCCGCCGAGGTCAAGCGCGACTTCGAAACCAAGCACGACGCGGTGAAGGAGATCGCCGAGAAGGCGCTCGCCGAGGCCGCGAAGGGCACGCCGCTGGCGACGACCGCCAAGGAACTTGCCGACCAGGCGATCACCGGCATGAACGAAGCCAAGGCCCGTCTCGACGAGATGGAGCAGAAGCTCGCCCGTGGCGGCGGCGACGCCGACGTGCCCCGCACCGCCGGCGAGCGCTTCGTCGAGGACGAGCAGTTCAAGGCGTTTGCCGGCCAGACCCGTCCGCGTGGCCGAGTGCTGGTCGAGGTGAAGGACATCACTTCGCTGACCACGGACGCCGCCGGCTCCGCCGGCGCGCTGATTCAGTCGGATCGTCGCGGTCTCCAGGTCGAACTGCCGCAGCGTCGTCTGACCGTTCGCTCGCTGCTCCTTCCCGGCGAGACCGCCTCCAGCTCGATCGAGTACGAACAGGAGAAGCTGTTCACGAACAATGCGGCCCCGGTCGCCGAAGGCGCTCTCAAGCCGCAGTCTGAACTGCAGTTCGAGGACAAGATCGCCAACGTCCGGACCATCGCGCACTGGATGCGGACCTCGGTCCAGATCCTCGCCGATGCGCCGGGCCTTCGGTCGATCATCGACCAGCGCCTGCGCTATGGCTTGGCGCTCGCCGAGGAAAGCCAGTTGCTGAACGGGTCCGGCACCGGCCAGAACCTGACCGGTCTGGTGACCTCGGCCACGGCTTATTCGGCTCCCGGCGGCCTTGTGGCTGTCTCGCAGGTCGACATCATCCGCCTGATGATCCTGCAGGCGGCGCTCGCCGAGTATCCGCCGAACGGGATCGTCATGAACCCGATCGACTGGGCCTCGATCGAGATGCTGAAGGACGGCGACGGCCGCTATCTCATCGGCAATCCGCAGGGAACGCTGTCTCCGACCCTTTGGAGCCTGCCGGTCGTCCCGACGCAGGCGATGGGCGTCGACAAGGCGCTGGTCGGCGCCTTCAACCTGGCGGCCCAGATCTTCGATCGTCAGGACGCCACGGTCGACGTCTCGACCGAGGATCAGGACAACTTCGTGAAGAACAAGGTCACGATCCGCGCCGAAGAGCGGATCGCGCTGGCGATCTATCGCCCGCAGGCGATCGTCTACGGCGACCTTGGCCGCGTCGCCTGATCCGGCTGACACGACCGCCGGCGTCGCGTCAGGCGACGCCGGCTCGATCCACGCAAGGGAGGCCGACATGCCCAAGGTCAAGGCAGTGCTGATCAAGCCGCTCGACGGCGATCCGGAGGGATCTGAGCGCGAATTCGACAAGGTGGATTTCGATCGCCTTGAGGCGATGAAGGCGGTTCGCCGGCTTGGCGATCGCGAGGACGGACCGACGGTCGGAGAGTACGTCGCGGCCGGCTATAAGGCGTCCAGCTATCCGCCGGCTGGCTACATTGCGCGCAGCACGCCGGAGGAGATCGCGGCCGCGGTGGAAGCTGAAGGCAAGGCCGAAAGGGCCGCCAAGGAATTGCCGCCTGTGCCGAACAAGAAGGCGCCGCCGGTCCAGACCAAATCGGCTGACTGATGGCCTCCGTCGTCGTCGTCACGACGTCAGCGCCACTCGTTACCGCCGCGCAGGCGAAGGCGGCCACGTGCGTTCTGGCAGCGGACGACGACGCGACGGTGATGGCCCTGCTCGCTGTTGCGCAGACAGCGGTCGAAGCCCCGTCGTGGATTGGTTCATCGCTTGGCAAGCAGACGCTGGAGCTGCGCACGAGTTGCTGGGCCTACCTGTTAGGCACGAGCTGCCGTCTTCCCTACGGTCCCACCCTGCGCATCGTCGAGGTCAAGTATCTCGACACGTCTGGCGTTGAGCAGACGCTCGATCCGGCTAAATACGACCTTGCGGACGCCGGCACGGCTTCATCCCGGATTGTGCTGCGGTCGGGAGAGGCCTTGCCGGCGGTCGCCGATGCCTGGAACGCCATCCGCGTGCAGTACGAGGCCGGACACGAAGCCAGCGATCCTCGCCTTGTGACCGCGAAGCACGCGATCATCCTGTCCGCGGTTCAACTGCGCTCGCTGTCAGCCAGCGATCTGGCGCTTCGAACTGTGGATGTTCCGGGGCTGGAAAGCCGCACCTACACTGTGTCGGACGCTGCTGAACGGCTGGTGCGCAACGCCGTCGAGAACCTGCTGTCCGGCTTCAGGGTCTATGCGATATGACGCCGGAACAGGCCCGCGCCGATTACCGTGGGGCGCTCGGGCGGGTCGGCGGCCTCGTAACCCTCAAGCGCGGCGCCGGCGGGCCGAACCTCGAAGCTACCTTCAAGGCGCGCGTCATCGGCTACGCGCCGAACGAGCAGACCGGCGACGTTCAGCAGGGCGACAGCAAGGTGATCTTCCTCGCAGAGGACCTTGGGTCGTTTCCTGTGCCGATCAAGGAACAGTCGGTCGACGCCATCTGGCAGGACGGACGCAAGTTGACTGTGCAGGCGGTCGACGACCAGACGCGGCGGATCGCCGGTGTTTTGATCGCCTACGAGTTGAGGGTTCGCGGCTGATGTCGCTGCGCACGAGGCTCGATCCGATCGACCTCGACCTTCGCGCCATCATCGACGAGGATCTTTCGCCCGAGGCGCAGAGCCGACAGGTCGCGGCTTACGCCCGAGAGCAGCTAGCCGAGGCGCAGGAGATCAACCGTCAGGCGCTTGGCCGCGTCCCGCCGCATGAGACCGTCGTGGACGGCCGACCGGGCGCTCCAGTCGATGCGGTCCGGCCCGACGGCACGATCGTCTTCGCCTTCGAGATGCTGGACGACCTGTTCAATTACATCGCCGAGCAGCTGCTGCTGCATGCGCCGGTGCTCACGGGCGCGTTTCGGTCGTCGTTCGTCTTCCTGGCCGACGGTGTCGAGGTTGAGACCGGAGCGCAGTATCCTGCGGCGAGCGAGTACGTCTTCCTGTCGCCCCTCCCTTACGCGGCCAAACTCGAACGAGGCCTTTCGGCTCAAGCGCCCGACGGCGTCTTCCAGGTGGTCGCGACGATGGCCAAGAGGCGCTTCGGCAATCTGGCGGCGGTCAAGTTCAGCTATCGCGCCTATGGCGACGAGGGGTTCACGGCGTACATCCCGGCGCCGCGCCTTACGACCCGCAATCGACAGGGGCGTTTTGCATCCGACGGCCGCGATCGCAGCGCTCAGAACCGAGAGCGCAGCCTGCGCAAGCCCGCCATCGTCATTGCGACACGGGACTGATCATGGCGCACCCGAGCGTGATCACGGCGGTGACGTCGCGGCTGGAGACCTATTGGAACAGGTCGCCGATCTTCGCGCCGAACGTCGAGGGCGACGCGCCCGAGGACGGCTCGCCGTTCGTGAAGCTTCAATTTCCTGCTTCCGACAAGGCGCGACCGATCCTGAACCGCCGGTTTTATCGCGAGGAAGGCGGCGTCCGGATCGTGATCGCGGTCGAGATCGGTGAGGGCATCGCGAAGGCGAGCGCCTGGGCCGAAGAACTCGCGACCCTGTTCCGCGACAGGAAGTTTTCCGGCGTCCAGACCTTTGTTCCCGGCGACATCTACGTCGGCGATGAGAACGACAGCGGCAACTACTTCATCACCGCGCTGGTCGTGCCTTACGCGTTCAACTTTGCAGGCTGATCGGAGAATCCACATGACCGAATACACCAACACGACCAAGGGCGTTCTCGACTTCGTCACCGGCGGCAAGCCGGACGCGCCGGAGTTCACCAGCTTCAAGCCGGGCGAAACCAGGGACGTCGAGCTCAACCTCGAACATCCCGCGGTGAAGGGCGCGCTGCTGTCCGGCGCGCTGGTCTCCAGCGCCAAGGCCGGCAAGCGCGCCGCGAAGGGCGAAAGCCTCCCCGCAGTTTCCTGACCGCGCACCCGCGTTCAGGCGCCTCATCCGGTCCTTGGGCAAGACCGTCCGCCAGCGTCGAGATGACGTCGGCCGTCCCTTGGAAGGAGCCCGCCAATGAGCGGCGATATCGTCACTGCGACCGACGCCCGCATCTACATCGGGCCGGTCGTGCTTCCCGCCGTCGACACCGCGTCGGAATTCGCGGCGCTGACCTATACCGAGATCGACATGGTCGAGGATCTCGGCGAGTTCGGCGACGAGCAGAACATCGTCACCGGCACCACCCTGAAGGACGGCCGCGTCCGCAAGGCGAAGGGCGCGGCCGACACCGGCACTCTGGCGCTGCGATGCTTCCATGACCCGCTCGATACGGGCCAGGCAGCGCTAATTGCGGCGTCGAAGACGAAGAAAAACTACGCGTTCAAGATCGTGCTGCCGGACGCGCCGGACAGCAGCTACTCGTCGACCACGATCTACTTCCGCGCGCTCGTCGCCTCTCGCCGTCTGAACGTCGGCCAGAACGACAACCTGATCCGTCGCGCCTACTCACTCGCGATCAATTCTGATCTCGCGGAGGCGCTGGCGGCCCTGATTACCCCGTAACTCTCGGCGAACGTCGCGACGACGGACGCCTGCACGCGACCCCGAAAGGCGCAAACCCATGAAGCTGTCCGCCATCGCGATCGATAACGAAAAGCTCGAACAGGGCGCCTGGGTCGGGGACATCCCCGAACTCGAAGGCGTCAGGTTCAAGGTCCGGGGACTCGGCAACACCGATTACAGGCGGCTGCAGAACAAGCTGATCCAGTTGATCCCTCGAAAGAACCGCCGCAACGGCCTGAGCGTCGAGGATCAGACGCGCGTCGAAAGCCGCTGCCTTCTCGACACCATCCTGCTCGACTGGGATGGCATCGAGGCGGACGACAGCACCGCCAAGGAGCTGAAGTTCCTGCCGTATAGCCGCGAGACGGCGGCGGGTCTGCTCGCCGACCCCAACATGGCCCGCCTGCGTGAGGGCGTGCTGTACGCGGCGGCGATCGTCGCCGAGAGCGACGAGGACGACGAGAAGGAAGTGGAGGGAAACTTCGAACCTGCCTCGCCTGGCACCTGAAGTGGGGCGGCGAAGGTAAGGCTATCGCGCGGCTGGAGAGAAAGGGTCGGCCGCTCCCGGCCGGCTTCCTCAACAAGCCCGACCTCTGGGCCGAGAGCGAGTTCTTCCTCGACGCGTTCTGGCGTTTGAGCCCCAGCCGCTCGAACGGGATGGCCGAAGGGCGCATTCCGTTCGAGGCGATCGACCGCTTTGCGGATCGGGCGGGGATGGTGGCGAGCGAGGAGTTCGACCGGTTCGAGCGGATGATCCGCGCGATGGACGACGAGTTCCTCGAGCGGCGACGCCCCAAAGGGAAGGACGCCCCGGACCACGTCGCTTCAATGAAGGACGGCGCGGCTGTTGTGGGTCTTCTGCAGCGGTTGGCGGAGAGGGCCGGCGGCGAGGAATAGGTCAGCCAGCAGGCAGCGCTATTCCTCGTTCCTTGCAAACTTGCCGAATGTCCTCTTCGCGGTTTTTGTCAGTGTAACCAAGAACTCCGAATAATTCGGTAATTGGATTTCCGGGCGGGAAGAACATTCCGATAAAAGGCTGAGGTTGCGGAAACGCTTTTCTGGCTCTGATGCCGGATATTCGTCCACAAACGATTTTATCGCCAGATTTCAATACGACGACGCCGACGTCTTGCAGGTTTGGCTTGTCGGTAGATTGAAGTCGTCGGCCAAGACGTGTCTCTACCTCTTGCAGTTGGGCGTCCGTAATCGTTGACGGAACGCCCTGATCTAGGGGTTTCTGGCTCTGCGCCATCGCGCAGACGGGCAGCAGCGCGCTGGCCGCAAGAAATCTCAAGCACAAGCGCATCAGCAGGTTCCCATGGCGATGACCGTTCAGGCCATCCGCGAGTTGACCGTGCGCGGTCGCGCGGACGGGCTCGACAAGCTGAGGACCGAACTCTCCGCGGTCAAGCGGGAGTATCTCGGCGTCGAGACGTCTGCGGAGGCGGTCGGCCAAGCGACGGATGCGACGGCACGCAAGCAGGAGGCCGCCGCCCGGGCTTGGGGGCGGCATCAGGCTCAGATCGACGGCGTCGCCAGGGCCCTGCAGCGCGCGGAGCGCGACATGGCGCAGGCGATCCGCGCGGCGGATATGGGGGTGATCTCGCAGGCGCGGGCACAGCAGGAGGTCGCGCGCACGCTGCGAAACGTCGAGGCTGCAGAAGCCGCGCGCTCTGCGGAGATCGCGCGCTCCCGCCCTGGCGGCTGGGATCGAATGGGCCTCTCACAGGTCAACGCAGACAATCCGGGCATTGCTCGGCTGAGCGCAAACGCTGCAGCCGAGGAGAAAATGCGCAATCTCGGGCGCGTAACGACCGAGGCCAACAAGGCGGCGGGCCTTGGCGCGCATCAGTGGACCAATCTTGCGTTCCAGATCAACGACGCCGCGACTATGGCGTTGTCGGGCGCGAGCGCATTCCAGATCGTGGCCACGCAGGGCGGGCAGGTTTTTCAGATCCTGCAGAGCGGTCCCAAGGGCGTCGTCGGCAGTCTGAAGGAGATTGGCGTCGCGGCGCTTGGCCTTCTTTCGCCACTGAACCTTGTGATCGCGGGAATGGTGGCCGTGCCGACCGCGCTCGCGCTCTACAGCATGTCCGGCCGACGCGACGTCGAGACCCTCGACGACGCCTTCAAGCGCCATGCCGACACGATCCGAAGCGTGAAAGACCTTTATGGCGAGGCGGCCGGCAGCCTCCGCGAAGTGGCGCAGGAAAGCGAGATGGTCGTCCGCGCGCTGGCGAAGATCAATCTGGAGAAGCTCCGCGAGCAGGCCGTCGAGCAGGGCAAAGTCGCGATGCGCGGCATGGGCACCGGAACGGAACCGGAGCCCATTTACGATGCGCTGGGCAACGCCACGGGCATGACCCAAGAGGGGGCGTTCTCCGTCGATCGATCCTTCGCGGCCTTCCGAAACGAGATTGATGCGCTGAACCGTTCGTACCGGGAAGGCAACCCGCTCGTCGAAGAGTTTAGGCAACAGATTTCCGCAAGGATCGACAGCGGGATCGCCGACCCGCTGCTGCGCGAGCGGGCTGAGCAACTCATCAATCTGACCGACAGTTGGAGGGAAAGCCTGGCCCGCCTACCGGAGGCCATGCGCGCGATCGGCGTCACTGCGGAAAGTGCTGCCGATTCTGTTGCGAAGATTCGCACCGAACGTTTCGGCCTCGCGATGCGCGAGATCTGGGCTCGGACGCCGGCGCAGCGTGGCCAGGTCGCCTACGACCAGACAATGGACCGTCTTCGCGACGACAAGAACTATTCGCCAGATGCGAAGGCGATCGAAGCCGATCGGGCCCGTCGGCTCGAACTCGACCGCATCCGCAAGTCGTCTCAGGACGCCGAGCGCCAAGCGGCCGCGTCGCATGGCTTTGACATGCGCGAGATCGGCGCCCGAACCGTCGAGCAGCGCGCTGCTATCGCCGCCGACAGGGCTCGCGCATCAGCGCTGGAGGATACGTCTCGTGCGGCGAACGCCGACGCCGAGGCGCAGCGCGCGTCCGCTCGTGTGATCGCAGAGGCCCGCGAAGAGGCGCGCCGCTACGCCGATGAAGCGTCCGAGGCGGCCCATCGGCGACTGGCGTCCGCCGAAGCCGAAGCGTCGTCGATTGGCAGGACTGCGACCGAGACCGAGCGCGCGCGCCTCGTCATGGAGATGACGAACCAAGCACGGGACCGCGCCTACCAGTTGACCGGCTCCTACGAGAACGTCGCGCAGTCCACGATCGACGCCATCAACCGCGAGGCCGCTGCACTCGCCGCACTCGGCGAGCAGACGCGAAAGGTCCGCCTCGAGCAGGATCTGATGCAGGAGCGCGAGGCGATCTTCATGGGCGAGCGCGAGGCCGCGTATCGGTCGCGCATCCGCAGCGCCGGCTTCGATCCCGAAAGCGAGTATGGCCGCGCCCGTATCGAGATCATGCGGACGACCGACGC
Protein-coding sequences here:
- a CDS encoding phage tail length tape measure family protein; translation: MTVQAIRELTVRGRADGLDKLRTELSAVKREYLGVETSAEAVGQATDATARKQEAAARAWGRHQAQIDGVARALQRAERDMAQAIRAADMGVISQARAQQEVARTLRNVEAAEAARSAEIARSRPGGWDRMGLSQVNADNPGIARLSANAAAEEKMRNLGRVTTEANKAAGLGAHQWTNLAFQINDAATMALSGASAFQIVATQGGQVFQILQSGPKGVVGSLKEIGVAALGLLSPLNLVIAGMVAVPTALALYSMSGRRDVETLDDAFKRHADTIRSVKDLYGEAAGSLREVAQESEMVVRALAKINLEKLREQAVEQGKVAMRGMGTGTEPEPIYDALGNATGMTQEGAFSVDRSFAAFRNEIDALNRSYREGNPLVEEFRQQISARIDSGIADPLLRERAEQLINLTDSWRESLARLPEAMRAIGVTAESAADSVAKIRTERFGLAMREIWARTPAQRGQVAYDQTMDRLRDDKNYSPDAKAIEADRARRLELDRIRKSSQDAERQAAASHGFDMREIGARTVEQRAAIAADRARASALEDTSRAANADAEAQRASARVIAEAREEARRYADEASEAAHRRLASAEAEASSIGRTATETERARLVMEMTNQARDRAYQLTGSYENVAQSTIDAINREAAALAALGEQTRKVRLEQDLMQEREAIFMGEREAAYRSRIRSAGFDPESEYGRARIEIMRTTDALKEMKEIGASAWSTIGDSIRSGEGVGASIAAGGRKLLDDMSKRAWDNMYDQAWSAVGDAIPALKDLGLGGKPDGSSSTRALWVQMSPASAGATGLLGSGSPDLLKSAANSNFPDGTLLKGPGDIVRSPLASTAGTPTSAPLAALPHAATANVARFDPVFDDRMKAMFADAPGKISVYSGYRSPEYQQGLWNRAVAKYGSPEAARKWVAPPGRSMHGYGEAADLRYENPQTRAWAHENAGRYGLRFPMGHEPWHIEPIGGRRQGGTLTASLAANPTATVGGVPVNQIAPTAQTIDVKATQASLDTLKTSATNSAGGLTTFGQGLGDISNVMGGIGSVLGMALGGKKNGGIGALIGGIGAKLLFSPGGLLGFEGGGWTGHGARTEPAGVVHRGEFVFDARATSRIGVATLDGIRKGLPGYYEGGLVGNDNLRADNDRWSGPGWTAPAPPPPPDASREGSSGAVVRLELDNKLLRVAMVREAKPVARAESARAGARAVEVSRRDAPNQRKHEQRHGHSY